The following is a genomic window from Neisseria zalophi.
CATTCACAATCGAATATTTTCAGCAAATTTTGCTCCGCTATCAACAGTTTTCCTGCTGCTGTGCCCCGCCCAAAGCAGCGGTATTATTACAGATACCTTGCAAATGGTTTGACAATGCCACTGCAGCACCAACAATACCGGGATATTTCCCCAAAACAATATACACAGGAATAGCCGCTAAATAAGCATCAAAACGGCCTTTGCTTTCAAAACGGGTGCGGAACGGCGAATGTTTGAAATAATCGATAAAACGCGGAACAATGCCGCCGCACAAATAAACACCACCACCTGCGCCCAAAGTCAACGCGAGATTGGATGCCGCCGTACCCAACATGGCACAGAAAATATCCAAAGTCAGACGGCAAAGTGGAGAAGAGCCGCTTAATGCCTGCGCACTGATTTCAGACGGCCGTAATTTTTGCCGTTTAATTCCTTCTTTGGCCGAAAGTGCTTCGTGAATCAGGGTTAGGCCTGCACCACTTAAAAAACGCTCGGCAGACACATGACCGTATTTTTTGCGGGCATATTGCCAGATCATAATTTCAGCATCGTCAAACGGTGAAAAGCTCACATGTCCCCCCTCACCGGCCAAAGGCACCCAACCTGAATTACTAGGTATCAATCCGCTCACACCCAAGCCCGTTCCCGGGCCAATAACGGCTTTCGGAGCATTTTCCACCTGATGCGAACCACCGACTTGAACCAGCTCGTCATCCGACAAACGGGTAATCGCCAAAGCTTGCGCGGTAAAATCATTCAATAGAATCAAGGTTTCCAAGCCCAAAGCCTGACGCGTGGTTTCAATCGAAAACGCCCAATGGTGATTGGTCATCTGCACCCAATCGCCCAGCACCGGATTGGCAATGGCAATGGCGGCATGGCTGATTTTCGGATCACCGGCAAGTTTTAAATAAGCACGCGCCGCATCCACCACCGTATCATAATCATTACAAGGCAAAACCTCGACCTGTTCGATTTTTTGCGGTGCCGTTTCTAAAGCAAAGCGGGCATTGGTGCCGCCGATATCGGCCACCAAACGCGGCCATTCTACTGTTTTTGTTTGAACGGCTGCTGTTTTAATCTGAGTAGTGGACATGGCAGTTTACCTTTTTGTGATTGAGAACATAACTTATCGGAAATTGTTTGGACGGCGCAACGGCAGCCTGTTCAAATATATTTTTTTTGTCGCCGCCCTGAATGGCTAAAAATACCGCTGGTGTTTCGGCAATAGCGTTCAGTGTCATGCTGATGCGCTCGTGTGCGGCGGTAACCGGTGTGGTATGCAGCAAAGGAATTTCATTTTTCTCATCCAAGCCTTGATCCAATTGCGGCGCCTGCGGAAACAACGATGCGGTATGCCCGTCGCCTCCCATGCCCAATACCAGCACATCACGACGGCGGTAATGTTTTAAGGCCGTCTGAACCACTGCTTCAGGCTGTAGCGCTTCTGCTTTTAAGCCGGCCTCAACCAAAGGAAGCCAACCGGCCGCTTTCGCTTTATTTTGCAAAAGATACTGATGAACCAATGCCGTATTGCTATCGGCGTGATCCGTCGGCACTATGCGCTCATCCACCAGCGTAATATAAACACGCGGCCAATCCAAATCTTTTTGCGACAGTGCTTCAAAAAACGCAATTGGCGAGCGTCCGCCCGATACCGCTAAAACCGCATATTCTTGTTGTACCAATACGGTGTTCAGCTTTTCGGCAACCGCATCGGCCAATGCTTCTGCAGCAACGGCGGCATTTTTATGTTGATGCCATTCATAAGCCATAAATAACCTTTTCTTTTTCTTTCTATTTCTTCAATTTCAGACGGCCTATACATACCCTAAGGCCGTCTGAAAACATTTTCTTACTGCTCTTCGTGCCACTTATCGCCATTGCGCGCCAACAATTCGCGGGCGGCTTCAGGCCCCCACGAATAAGCGGGATAGCCGTGCAGCGTCGTTTTATTTGCCGCCCAACTTTCCATAATCGGCATTACCCATGCCCATGCCGCTTCTAATTCGTCGCGACGGTTAAACAACGCCAGCTTGCCGTTAATCACATCCAACAGCAAGCGCTCATACGCTTCGGCACGCCGCCCTTCCAAAGCTTCGGCCATATTCACACTGAGCGCCGCTTGGCCGACATGATTGCCGCTGCCGGGCATTTTCAGTTGGGTATACAAACGGATAGATTCATTCGGCTGCAATTCGATTACCAAACGGTTGGGAGCTTTTTGGCTGCCGTCAAAAATATGGTTGGCGGCATCGCGGAAATTCAATACGATTTCCGCCACTTTACCTGCCATACGCTTACCGGTACGCAAATAAAACGGTACGCCTGCCCAACGCTGATTGTTAATCTCTGCTTTCACCGCCACATAAGTTTCCGTGCGGCTGTCTGCCGGAATATTATGTTCCTGCAAATATCCGTTGACCGTTTGACCGTCTTTTTCTGCTTCCGTGTACTGAGCACGTATTACATTTTCGGCCACATCGGCGGTAGTCAGCGGTTTTAACGACTGAATCAATTTGAGTTTTTCATCACGCACCGCATCGGCATCCAAGCTGGCCGGCGGTTCCATCGCCGTCATGCACAGCATCTGTATCAAATGATTTTGCACCATATCGCGTAGGGCACCGGTAATATCGTAGAACTCGCCACGCTCTTCCACACCCAATTCTTCCGCAATGGTCAGTTGTACACTTTTAATATATTTATTGTTCCACAACGGTTCGAACATTACATTGGCAAAACGCAGGGCTAATAAATTCTGCAACGATTCTTTGCCCAAATAATGGTCGATTCGGTAAATTTGATCTTCTTTAAAAAAGCGGGCAACACCGTTATTGATTTCTTGCGAAGATTGCAAATCGGTACCCAGCGGTTTTTCCAGCACAACACGCACATTTTCCGCATTCAGCCCCACCGCCGCCAATTGTTCGCAGGTAGGTTCAAAAAACTTCGGCGCCGTAGAAAGATAAATCACAATATTGTCGGTTTCCCGACGCGCTTTT
Proteins encoded in this region:
- a CDS encoding glucokinase, whose protein sequence is MSTTQIKTAAVQTKTVEWPRLVADIGGTNARFALETAPQKIEQVEVLPCNDYDTVVDAARAYLKLAGDPKISHAAIAIANPVLGDWVQMTNHHWAFSIETTRQALGLETLILLNDFTAQALAITRLSDDELVQVGGSHQVENAPKAVIGPGTGLGVSGLIPSNSGWVPLAGEGGHVSFSPFDDAEIMIWQYARKKYGHVSAERFLSGAGLTLIHEALSAKEGIKRQKLRPSEISAQALSGSSPLCRLTLDIFCAMLGTAASNLALTLGAGGGVYLCGGIVPRFIDYFKHSPFRTRFESKGRFDAYLAAIPVYIVLGKYPGIVGAAVALSNHLQGICNNTAALGGAQQQENC
- the pgl gene encoding 6-phosphogluconolactonase — translated: MAYEWHQHKNAAVAAEALADAVAEKLNTVLVQQEYAVLAVSGGRSPIAFFEALSQKDLDWPRVYITLVDERIVPTDHADSNTALVHQYLLQNKAKAAGWLPLVEAGLKAEALQPEAVVQTALKHYRRRDVLVLGMGGDGHTASLFPQAPQLDQGLDEKNEIPLLHTTPVTAAHERISMTLNAIAETPAVFLAIQGGDKKNIFEQAAVAPSKQFPISYVLNHKKVNCHVHYSD
- the zwf gene encoding glucose-6-phosphate dehydrogenase; its protein translation is MDKQINFDFVLFGATGDLAMRKLLPNLYQAHVAGLLHPEGRILGVSRSDFDTAGFLAKVETDSKIHIKKNFSEADWASFIKRITYVSLNVNRPEDFKVLADTVKARRETDNIVIYLSTAPKFFEPTCEQLAAVGLNAENVRVVLEKPLGTDLQSSQEINNGVARFFKEDQIYRIDHYLGKESLQNLLALRFANVMFEPLWNNKYIKSVQLTIAEELGVEERGEFYDITGALRDMVQNHLIQMLCMTAMEPPASLDADAVRDEKLKLIQSLKPLTTADVAENVIRAQYTEAEKDGQTVNGYLQEHNIPADSRTETYVAVKAEINNQRWAGVPFYLRTGKRMAGKVAEIVLNFRDAANHIFDGSQKAPNRLVIELQPNESIRLYTQLKMPGSGNHVGQAALSVNMAEALEGRRAEAYERLLLDVINGKLALFNRRDELEAAWAWVMPIMESWAANKTTLHGYPAYSWGPEAARELLARNGDKWHEEQ